The Hydrogenobacter sp. T-2 region GTTATAGGTTCTTCTATTCTCGTCAGGATAGGGTCTTTGTTCATCCTAATGTGGTTATATTTATAGCTCCAGATGGAAAGATAGTCAGGTATCTTTATGGCATATCTCCAAGAGAAAGGGACTTCCGTATTGCCCTCGCAGAAGCCGAGACCTTTAGGATAACGAAAAACACCATAGTGGATGTTGCCTATATGGTGTGCTACAGGTATGACCCAAATACGGGAAAGTATGGACTTAACCCAGCCATAATCTTCGCTTTTGGTGGGGCAATGCTTGCAAGCCTCACATTGCTTCATGCCATAGTAAGAAAGAAAAAGGAGGTTAAAACATGAGAAACCTCTTGAGCCTGCTTTTGTTGGTAGGAACAGCCATGGCAAAAGAGGACATATTCGCCTATCCAAGAGTCTACTGGGAAAATTCTGTAACCGTATGGTTCTGGGTGGCGGTAGCCATATACATCATAGTCGCAGTTCCCTCTATCTACTTCATGGTCAAATACCGCTACAGACCAAAGGAAAATGAAGAAGGTGCTCACATTGAGGGGAACACCGCAATAGAAATAGTCTGGACTGTCATACCTACAATAATAGTCCTTTTCCTTGGAACCTACTCTTTTGCTAACTTCGTAAAGCAGAGAAATGCTCCCGAGGGTGCATTAGAGATAAAGGTTACCGCCTTCATGTGGGGTTGGGAGTTTGAGTATCCAAATGGTAAGAAGGTCTACACCTTCTTCAACCAGGTAGCTGACCCTGAGA contains the following coding sequences:
- the coxB gene encoding cytochrome c oxidase subunit II, encoding MRNLLSLLLLVGTAMAKEDIFAYPRVYWENSVTVWFWVAVAIYIIVAVPSIYFMVKYRYRPKENEEGAHIEGNTAIEIVWTVIPTIIVLFLGTYSFANFVKQRNAPEGALEIKVTAFMWGWEFEYPNGKKVYTFFNQVADPEKNIYLMPEKVDDSAKAYIPAGKPIKVYCTSRDVIHSFFVHEARVTEDCVPGRITKLWFQFNKPGEYWVFCREYCGTWHSRMASVLKVVSEDEFNEWLGGQEAQQTAPANEPAQTVQQ